One genomic window of Nocardioides daphniae includes the following:
- a CDS encoding NUDIX domain-containing protein translates to MLFRDPVGLDGDDVVASAVDVGALLREWVARTPAALGERRFAGVLLRDRRGWLLLQERDEHARIDPERWGLPGGHVEPGETFAEAAPRELEEETGIVLPDGVLRLWRDFVVDHRAAHGTWDRMQVFVADVDLSDDDVECHEGRRIVFVDPAQVPSLPLTRAAEQILPAFLG, encoded by the coding sequence ATGCTCTTCCGGGACCCGGTGGGGCTCGACGGCGACGACGTGGTGGCCAGCGCGGTCGACGTCGGTGCCCTGCTGCGGGAGTGGGTCGCCCGTACGCCCGCGGCGCTGGGGGAGCGACGCTTCGCCGGGGTGCTGCTGCGGGACCGGCGAGGGTGGCTGCTGCTCCAGGAGCGCGACGAGCACGCGCGGATCGACCCCGAGCGGTGGGGGCTGCCGGGCGGTCACGTGGAGCCGGGCGAGACCTTCGCGGAGGCAGCCCCCCGCGAGCTTGAGGAGGAGACCGGGATCGTCCTGCCCGACGGTGTGCTGAGACTCTGGCGCGACTTCGTCGTCGACCACCGGGCCGCGCACGGCACCTGGGACCGGATGCAGGTCTTCGTCGCCGACGTCGACCTGTCCGACGACGACGTCGAGTGCCACGAGGGGCGCCGGATCGTCTTCGTCGACCCGGCGCAGGTGCCGTCGCTCCCGCTGACCCGGGCGGCCGAGCAGATCCTCCCCGCCTTCCTGGGCTGA
- a CDS encoding 4a-hydroxytetrahydrobiopterin dehydratase: protein MTLLNHDQVAEAALADWRLLQGALHARFRTGTFAVGLELVNRIGALAEEMDHHPDLDLRYPHLNVRLLSHDAGGVTGRDVRLARKISHAASDLGINADPDALSVFDLALDTPDADRVRPFWAALLAAEDKGGDEVHDDSAAVPLLWFQASGAQEPRQRFHVDVTVPPEQAGARIEAALAAGGTLVSDADAPSFTVLADPDGNRACICTVLERQG, encoded by the coding sequence ATGACCCTGCTCAACCACGACCAGGTCGCCGAGGCGGCCCTCGCGGACTGGCGGCTCCTGCAAGGAGCGCTGCACGCCCGCTTCCGCACCGGCACGTTCGCTGTCGGGCTGGAGCTCGTCAACCGGATCGGGGCGCTGGCCGAGGAGATGGACCACCACCCCGACCTCGACCTGCGTTACCCGCACCTCAACGTCAGGTTGCTCAGCCACGACGCCGGCGGGGTGACCGGCCGCGACGTCCGCCTGGCCCGCAAGATCAGCCACGCGGCGTCCGACCTGGGGATCAACGCCGACCCCGACGCCCTGAGCGTCTTCGACCTCGCTCTGGACACCCCCGACGCCGACCGCGTACGCCCGTTCTGGGCTGCGCTGCTCGCGGCGGAGGACAAGGGTGGCGACGAGGTCCACGACGACTCGGCGGCCGTGCCGTTGCTGTGGTTCCAGGCCAGCGGGGCCCAGGAGCCACGCCAGCGTTTCCACGTCGACGTCACGGTCCCGCCGGAGCAGGCCGGGGCGCGCATCGAGGCTGCGCTGGCGGCCGGCGGAACCCTGGTCAGCGACGCCGACGCGCCGTCCTTCACGGTGCTCGCGGACCCCGACGGCAACCGCGCCTGCATCTGCACCGTTCTGGAGCGGCAGGGCTGA
- a CDS encoding amino acid permease, which yields MSLFRTKSVEQSIAETDEPEHRLNKSLSALDLTIFGVGVIVGAGIFVYTGTVAAQNSGPAISLSFVIAGLACALAALCYAEFASTLPVAGSAYTFSYATFGEFVAWLIGWDLVLEFTVGGAALASSFSGYLQSLLEGTPFEVPAALGSSTDGVVNLPAVVIAVIVTLVLARGIKLASIVNQVVTAIKLVVVALVIVMGVSYVKVANWTPFVPESRSVPAGDASFWSSPLVTSLFGLEPAVYGWAGVMAGAAVVFFAFLGFDVVATVAEETKDPQRDVPRGILASLAIVTALYVMVSLVITGMQNYADIDPDDSAPLATAFEVVGQDWVSTLIGVGATIGLTVVTMTLVMGQTRVGFAMARDGLLPGWLAKVHPEYRTPSRITLLCGTGVALLAGFVDFATLGHLVSIGTLFAFVLVAVGVMILRRTRPDLDRGFRVPAVNLLAPLSVLLSVYLMLNLVGETWVRFLAWMVLGVVVYFAYSRRNSRLGQRLAADTAPTQAPTA from the coding sequence ATGAGCCTCTTTCGAACGAAGAGCGTCGAGCAGTCGATCGCCGAGACCGACGAGCCCGAGCACAGGCTGAACAAGAGCCTCAGCGCCCTCGACCTCACCATCTTCGGTGTCGGCGTCATCGTGGGAGCCGGAATCTTCGTCTACACCGGCACGGTGGCGGCGCAGAACTCCGGTCCCGCGATCTCGCTCTCCTTCGTCATCGCCGGCCTGGCCTGCGCGCTCGCGGCCCTGTGCTACGCCGAGTTCGCCTCCACGCTGCCGGTGGCCGGGAGCGCGTACACGTTCTCCTACGCCACCTTCGGTGAGTTCGTGGCGTGGCTCATCGGGTGGGACCTGGTGCTCGAGTTCACCGTCGGAGGGGCGGCGCTGGCCTCGAGCTTCTCCGGCTACCTCCAGAGCCTGCTCGAGGGCACACCGTTCGAGGTGCCGGCCGCCCTGGGCTCGTCCACCGACGGTGTGGTCAACCTCCCGGCCGTGGTCATCGCCGTCATCGTGACGCTGGTGCTGGCCCGCGGCATCAAGCTCGCCAGCATCGTCAACCAGGTCGTGACCGCCATCAAGCTGGTGGTGGTGGCCCTGGTGATCGTCATGGGCGTCTCCTACGTGAAGGTGGCCAACTGGACGCCCTTCGTCCCCGAGAGCCGCAGCGTCCCGGCGGGTGACGCCTCGTTCTGGAGCTCGCCGCTGGTCACCTCCCTGTTCGGCCTGGAGCCGGCGGTCTACGGCTGGGCGGGCGTCATGGCCGGTGCCGCGGTGGTCTTCTTCGCCTTCCTCGGCTTCGACGTGGTCGCGACGGTGGCCGAGGAGACCAAGGACCCCCAGCGCGACGTCCCGCGGGGCATCCTGGCCTCGCTCGCGATCGTGACCGCCCTCTACGTGATGGTCAGCCTGGTCATCACCGGGATGCAGAACTACGCCGACATCGACCCCGACGACTCCGCCCCCCTGGCCACCGCGTTCGAGGTGGTCGGCCAGGACTGGGTCAGCACGCTGATCGGAGTCGGCGCGACCATCGGCCTCACGGTCGTGACCATGACCCTGGTGATGGGACAGACCCGGGTCGGCTTCGCCATGGCACGGGACGGGCTTCTGCCCGGGTGGCTGGCGAAGGTCCACCCCGAGTACCGGACGCCCTCGCGGATCACGCTGCTCTGCGGCACCGGCGTCGCCCTGCTCGCCGGCTTCGTCGACTTCGCCACGCTCGGCCACCTGGTGAGCATCGGCACCCTCTTCGCCTTCGTCCTGGTGGCGGTGGGCGTGATGATCCTGCGCCGCACGCGACCCGACCTCGACCGTGGCTTCCGGGTGCCCGCGGTCAACCTGCTGGCGCCGCTCTCGGTGCTGCTGAGCGTCTACCTGATGCTCAACCTGGTGGGGGAGACCTGGGTGCGGTTCCTGGCCTGGATGGTCCTCGGCGTCGTCGTCTACTTCGCCTACAGCCGCCGCAACTCCCGCCTGGGACAGCGCCTGGCCGCCGACACTGCGCCTACGCAGGCTCCGACCGCGTGA
- a CDS encoding SigE family RNA polymerase sigma factor, with translation MAPRDVDEFAEFVAHRSPALHRTAYLMVGDRGLAQDLLQEALTKTYVAWPRLRDRSRVEAYARKAITTTAISWYRRRSWSSERPAETLPDTTRDGHETGVAERDWLWNALQELPPRQRAAIVCRYYDDLSEAATAEVMGCAVGTVKSQVAAGLRRLRSVLAEQGHTTDLGLPTAMEALA, from the coding sequence GTGGCGCCTCGTGACGTCGACGAGTTCGCCGAGTTCGTCGCCCACCGCTCCCCCGCCCTGCACCGCACCGCCTACCTCATGGTCGGCGACCGCGGCCTCGCCCAGGACCTCCTCCAGGAGGCCCTGACCAAGACGTACGTGGCGTGGCCACGGCTGCGGGACCGCAGCCGTGTCGAGGCGTACGCCCGCAAGGCGATCACCACCACCGCGATCTCCTGGTACCGCCGGCGGTCGTGGAGCAGCGAGCGCCCGGCCGAGACGCTCCCCGACACCACGCGCGACGGCCACGAGACCGGCGTCGCCGAGCGCGACTGGCTCTGGAACGCGCTGCAGGAGCTCCCGCCTCGCCAGCGGGCTGCGATCGTCTGCCGCTACTACGACGACCTCTCCGAGGCAGCCACCGCCGAGGTGATGGGCTGCGCCGTCGGAACCGTCAAGAGCCAGGTCGCCGCCGGCCTGCGCCGTCTCAGGTCCGTGCTCGCCGAGCAGGGCCACACGACCGACCTCGGACTTCCCACCGCCATGGAGGCACTCGCATGA
- a CDS encoding 3-hydroxyacyl-CoA dehydrogenase NAD-binding domain-containing protein — MYDVDALLEKAASYASDAEVVTEAKLRKVTLPGDAGVMGLITLDNGHDHTRPNTFGFKGLISLNAAIDAALADDEVVAIGVTGKPFILAAGADLTSVAASGPAGVRTVAELGHAVFGKLHGSKPSFGFINGLALGGGLEVGLHCDYRTVQDSAPALGLPEAMLGLVPGWGGAWLVPNLIGADKAVTVALENPLNNGRTVGGKKAFELGLADAVFGGVNYLESSLRWAADVLTGKVVVERPEIDRGEAWDAAIARAEGIVLARTGGASPAARRIVELLAGARTATREEGFAAEDQALEDMSRTPELLASLYSFDLVQKRAKRPAGAPDKALARKVTKVGIVGAGLMASQMALLFARRLQVPVVLTDLDEERAQKGVSYVHDEVEKLLAKGRITSDKANRLKSLVTGSADKATAFAGADFVIEAVFEEMSVKKSVFADVEKVVGPECILATNTSSLSITEMASELEHPERVVGFHFFNPVAVMPLLEIVKGEKTDDATLATAFATGKGLKKTTILVSDSPSFIVNRLLGRFLGEVAKAVDAGTPIETADAAFGGVAPMPPFMLLGLVGPAIALHNNETLVKAFPERFYVSPLLEKVVEEKISSFYLPDLTIDPKVKALQVAPAEPVELTKEELREKALSGLAEEVKLMLDEGVAVAAEDIDLAMITGAGFSFWNGGLTMLLDSSGIAEKVNGKRFH, encoded by the coding sequence ATGTACGACGTTGACGCACTGCTCGAGAAGGCGGCCTCGTACGCCTCCGACGCCGAGGTCGTGACCGAGGCCAAGCTGCGCAAGGTGACCCTGCCCGGCGACGCCGGCGTCATGGGCCTCATCACCCTCGACAACGGCCACGACCACACCCGCCCGAACACGTTCGGCTTCAAGGGTCTGATCTCGCTGAACGCCGCCATCGACGCCGCCCTGGCCGACGACGAGGTCGTCGCCATCGGTGTCACCGGCAAGCCGTTCATCCTGGCGGCCGGCGCCGACCTCACCTCGGTCGCCGCCTCCGGCCCGGCGGGTGTCCGCACCGTCGCCGAGCTCGGCCACGCCGTCTTCGGCAAGCTGCACGGCTCCAAGCCCTCCTTCGGCTTCATCAACGGCCTCGCCCTCGGCGGCGGCCTCGAGGTCGGCCTGCACTGCGACTACCGCACCGTCCAGGACAGCGCCCCGGCGCTCGGCCTGCCCGAGGCCATGCTCGGCCTCGTCCCCGGTTGGGGCGGCGCGTGGCTGGTCCCCAACCTCATCGGTGCCGACAAGGCCGTCACCGTGGCGCTGGAGAACCCGCTCAACAACGGTCGTACGGTCGGCGGCAAGAAGGCCTTCGAGCTCGGGCTGGCCGACGCCGTCTTCGGTGGCGTCAACTACCTCGAGTCCTCGCTGCGCTGGGCCGCCGACGTGCTCACCGGCAAGGTCGTCGTGGAGCGCCCGGAGATCGACCGCGGTGAGGCATGGGACGCCGCCATCGCGCGCGCCGAGGGCATCGTCCTGGCCCGCACCGGTGGCGCTTCGCCCGCCGCCCGCCGGATCGTCGAGCTGCTCGCCGGCGCCCGCACCGCCACCCGCGAGGAGGGCTTCGCCGCGGAGGACCAGGCGCTCGAGGACATGTCGAGGACGCCGGAGCTGCTCGCCAGCCTCTACTCCTTCGACCTGGTGCAGAAGCGCGCCAAGCGCCCGGCCGGTGCCCCCGACAAGGCGCTGGCCCGCAAGGTGACCAAGGTCGGCATCGTCGGTGCCGGCCTGATGGCCTCGCAGATGGCGCTGCTCTTCGCCCGTCGCCTGCAGGTGCCGGTCGTGCTGACCGACCTCGACGAGGAGCGCGCCCAGAAGGGCGTCTCCTACGTCCACGACGAGGTCGAGAAGCTGCTCGCCAAGGGCCGCATCACCTCCGACAAGGCCAACCGCCTCAAGTCGCTGGTGACGGGCTCCGCCGACAAGGCCACCGCCTTCGCGGGCGCGGACTTCGTCATCGAGGCCGTCTTCGAGGAGATGTCGGTCAAGAAGTCGGTCTTCGCCGACGTCGAGAAGGTCGTCGGCCCGGAGTGCATCCTGGCGACCAACACCTCGTCGCTCTCGATCACCGAGATGGCTTCCGAGCTGGAGCACCCCGAGCGGGTCGTGGGCTTCCACTTCTTCAACCCGGTCGCGGTCATGCCGCTGCTCGAGATCGTGAAGGGCGAGAAGACCGACGACGCCACGCTCGCCACGGCGTTCGCCACCGGCAAGGGCCTGAAGAAGACCACCATCCTGGTCTCCGACAGCCCGTCCTTCATCGTGAACCGACTCCTGGGTCGCTTCCTCGGTGAGGTCGCCAAGGCCGTCGACGCCGGCACCCCGATCGAGACCGCTGACGCCGCCTTCGGTGGCGTGGCTCCGATGCCGCCGTTCATGCTGCTCGGCCTGGTCGGCCCGGCGATCGCGCTGCACAACAACGAGACCCTGGTGAAGGCGTTCCCCGAGCGCTTCTACGTCTCGCCGCTGCTCGAGAAGGTCGTCGAGGAGAAGATCTCCTCCTTCTACCTGCCCGACCTCACCATCGACCCCAAGGTCAAGGCCCTCCAGGTCGCTCCGGCCGAGCCGGTCGAGCTGACCAAGGAGGAGCTGCGCGAGAAGGCCCTCTCCGGTCTCGCCGAGGAGGTCAAGCTGATGCTCGACGAGGGTGTCGCCGTCGCGGCCGAGGACATCGACCTCGCCATGATCACCGGCGCCGGCTTCTCGTTCTGGAACGGTGGCCTCACTATGCTGCTCGACTCCTCCGGCATCGCCGAGAAGGTCAACGGCAAGCGGTTCCACTGA
- a CDS encoding acyl-CoA thioesterase, which produces MAGSVEKLLALLELEQLDVDLYRGAQPDTERQRVFGGQVAGQALVAASRSADPEFDLHSLHSYFLRPGDTRVPIIYQVQRIRDGRSFETRRVVAMQHGREIYSQTTSFQRREDGFEHSDRMPEVGAPDQGLSLADLAAARSEEELRHWQHEWAGLDMRHMGMSGRGLEVNPDTPAQARLWVRVDGDLPDDPAIQKAAFTYASDLTLIGATLVPHGIHINSPKLQPASLDHTVWFHRPLRADDWWLYDQVSPSASGGRGLALARVFSQTGELVATVAQEGLIRRIG; this is translated from the coding sequence ATGGCTGGAAGCGTGGAGAAGCTGCTCGCCCTCCTGGAGCTCGAGCAGCTCGACGTCGACCTCTACCGGGGCGCGCAGCCCGACACCGAGCGGCAGCGGGTCTTCGGGGGCCAGGTCGCCGGCCAGGCGCTGGTCGCCGCCTCGCGCAGCGCGGACCCGGAGTTCGACCTGCACTCGCTGCACTCGTACTTCCTGCGCCCGGGTGACACCCGCGTGCCGATCATCTACCAGGTGCAGCGCATCCGTGACGGGCGCTCCTTCGAGACGCGGCGCGTCGTCGCGATGCAGCACGGGCGCGAGATCTACTCCCAGACCACGAGCTTCCAGCGGCGTGAGGACGGCTTCGAGCACAGTGACCGGATGCCCGAGGTCGGCGCGCCCGACCAGGGGTTGTCGCTGGCCGACCTGGCTGCTGCGCGCAGCGAGGAGGAGCTGCGCCACTGGCAGCACGAGTGGGCGGGGCTCGACATGCGCCACATGGGCATGTCGGGGCGCGGCCTCGAGGTCAACCCCGACACCCCTGCCCAGGCACGCCTGTGGGTGCGGGTCGACGGGGACCTGCCCGACGACCCGGCGATCCAGAAGGCCGCCTTCACCTACGCCTCGGACCTCACGCTGATCGGCGCCACCCTCGTGCCGCACGGCATCCACATCAACTCGCCCAAGCTGCAGCCGGCGTCCCTGGACCACACGGTGTGGTTCCACCGGCCCCTGCGCGCCGACGACTGGTGGCTCTACGACCAGGTCTCGCCGTCGGCGTCGGGCGGTCGTGGCCTCGCGCTGGCCCGGGTCTTCTCCCAGACGGGTGAGCTCGTGGCGACCGTCGCGCAGGAGGGACTCATCCGCCGCATCGGCTGA
- a CDS encoding VCBS repeat domain-containing M23 family metallopeptidase: protein MTSAPAVTGAAKKKGAATKAAAKKAAAQKAAAKKKAAAKKAAAKRAAAKKAAAKKAAAKKKAAAKKTPTPVTPFHMPFACGQSWTGSTRSHHSPSAHSIDFNAPNDLGQPVVASAPGRVVTSNNTSNSGYGRYVVLDHGNGETTVYAHLQHSHVTVGTWLDQGALVGQLGTTGNSSGPHLHYEQKVGRTVVAPRLNRTKYVYGTSASTNCADVPLAGNLLEGEGAQVAVFRRSAAPQVHVRGADGKTRLMAVGQASDEPVLGDWTGYGLQSVGSFSPATRTFTLAGEAGFFSITFGLRGDRPIAGDWDGNGIWEVGVYRPSNSTFVLRSATGTSTNLKLGKVGDLPVTGDWDGDGVTDVGVFDRATTTFTLRTRAAKPVTTTVRHGLVGDIPVAADWDGDGKADVGTWTPANATFSQRIAPSGKVAPRVQNVRYGRAR, encoded by the coding sequence GTGACGTCCGCTCCCGCGGTGACGGGCGCAGCCAAGAAGAAGGGTGCGGCGACGAAGGCAGCCGCCAAGAAGGCAGCCGCCCAGAAGGCAGCGGCCAAGAAGAAGGCAGCCGCGAAGAAGGCGGCGGCGAAGAGGGCGGCGGCGAAGAAGGCAGCGGCGAAGAAGGCAGCGGCGAAGAAGAAGGCAGCCGCCAAGAAGACGCCGACCCCGGTCACGCCCTTCCACATGCCCTTCGCCTGTGGCCAGTCCTGGACCGGCAGCACGCGCTCCCACCACTCGCCCAGCGCGCACTCGATCGACTTCAACGCCCCCAACGACCTCGGTCAGCCCGTGGTCGCCTCCGCGCCGGGGCGAGTCGTCACCTCGAACAACACCAGCAACTCCGGCTACGGCCGCTACGTCGTGCTCGACCACGGCAACGGCGAGACAACGGTCTACGCCCACCTCCAGCACTCCCACGTCACGGTCGGCACCTGGCTGGACCAGGGCGCCCTGGTCGGCCAGCTCGGGACGACCGGCAACAGCTCCGGGCCGCACCTGCACTACGAGCAGAAGGTCGGGCGTACGGTCGTCGCGCCGAGGCTCAACCGCACGAAGTACGTCTACGGCACGTCGGCCTCGACCAACTGCGCCGACGTCCCGCTGGCAGGGAACCTCCTCGAGGGGGAGGGGGCGCAGGTGGCCGTCTTCCGTCGCAGCGCGGCGCCGCAGGTGCACGTGCGTGGTGCGGACGGCAAGACCCGGCTGATGGCCGTGGGCCAGGCCTCGGACGAGCCCGTCCTCGGTGACTGGACCGGATACGGACTGCAGTCGGTCGGCTCCTTCTCCCCGGCGACGCGCACGTTCACCCTGGCCGGAGAGGCCGGCTTCTTCTCGATCACCTTCGGACTCCGCGGCGACCGTCCGATCGCCGGTGACTGGGACGGCAACGGGATCTGGGAGGTCGGTGTCTACCGGCCCTCGAACAGCACCTTCGTGCTCCGCAGCGCGACCGGCACGTCCACCAACCTCAAGCTGGGCAAGGTCGGCGACCTCCCGGTCACCGGCGACTGGGACGGCGACGGGGTGACCGACGTGGGCGTCTTCGACCGGGCGACGACGACCTTCACGCTGCGTACGCGGGCAGCCAAGCCGGTCACCACGACCGTGCGCCACGGCTTGGTCGGCGACATCCCCGTCGCCGCTGACTGGGACGGCGACGGGAAGGCCGACGTGGGCACCTGGACGCCGGCCAACGCCACCTTCTCCCAGCGCATCGCGCCGTCGGGCAAGGTCGCCCCCCGCGTGCAGAACGTGCGCTACGGCCGCGCCCGCTGA
- a CDS encoding MaoC family dehydratase has product MGALTHLGRAALPSVPGVNQLPGIRKVRPEQFSGVTVRTPARAIDAGHVARYAAVCGFPAKDTVPVTYPHLLTFGAQMEVMASPDFPWPAMGSVHLENTITSHRPISPTETLGVEVSVATTRPHAKGTVVDFVSTITAGDEVVWESVSAYLVRGRSREDAPHGMSFEAPEGRITWRLDEGLGRRYGAVSGDLNPIHLYPLTARALGFKRQIAHGMWTKARCVAAIENRLPDAVRIEAAFKKPVFLPATVAYGVDGSGDDWRFALRNPRDGAPHVLGRATAL; this is encoded by the coding sequence GTGGGTGCGCTGACGCACCTGGGGCGGGCGGCACTGCCGTCGGTCCCCGGCGTCAACCAGCTGCCCGGGATCCGCAAGGTCCGACCGGAGCAGTTCTCCGGCGTCACCGTGCGCACCCCTGCGCGTGCGATCGACGCGGGCCACGTGGCGCGCTACGCCGCGGTCTGCGGCTTTCCCGCCAAGGACACCGTGCCGGTGACCTATCCCCACCTGCTCACGTTCGGCGCCCAGATGGAGGTCATGGCGAGCCCTGACTTCCCGTGGCCGGCCATGGGCAGCGTGCACCTGGAGAACACGATCACGTCGCACCGTCCGATCAGCCCCACCGAGACACTCGGCGTCGAGGTCTCCGTGGCCACGACGCGCCCGCACGCGAAGGGGACGGTGGTCGACTTCGTCTCCACGATCACCGCCGGCGACGAGGTGGTGTGGGAGTCGGTCTCGGCCTACCTGGTGCGTGGGCGGAGCAGGGAGGACGCCCCGCACGGGATGTCGTTCGAGGCCCCGGAGGGTCGCATCACCTGGCGACTCGACGAGGGTCTCGGGCGTCGCTACGGCGCGGTGTCGGGCGACCTCAACCCCATCCACCTCTACCCGCTGACCGCCCGGGCCCTGGGCTTCAAGCGGCAGATCGCCCACGGCATGTGGACCAAGGCCCGTTGCGTCGCCGCCATCGAGAACAGGCTGCCCGACGCGGTGCGGATCGAGGCGGCGTTCAAGAAGCCGGTCTTCCTCCCGGCAACGGTCGCCTACGGCGTCGACGGCTCGGGGGACGACTGGCGCTTCGCGTTGCGCAACCCGCGCGACGGGGCTCCGCACGTGCTGGGGCGCGCCACCGCGCTCTGA